A stretch of DNA from Lentimicrobiaceae bacterium:
TAGCTGTATCAAGAGCTAAAGGACCGTCAACAACGCAACCTCTAATTTGACCTCTATCGCTCATTTTAGCCAAAATAGCTCCTTCAACGCATGCAGGCATAGCAGCCAACATTTGTTCGGTGGCGGCAATTGCAGCTACTTTTGGAGTTTCAACGCCTAATGTTTTCGATACTCTTACTAAGTAATCTATTATTTTAATTTTTTGTTTCAAATCGGGTAGTGGTATTACAGCAACATCACCTATGGTTAATAGTTTTGGATAGTTGGGATATTCCATAACCGTAACGTGCGACAAAATAGCTTTTTCGTCGACGAGTCCTGTTACTTTATTTAGTATTGCACGCATGTATTTATCGGTACTTAATGAACCTTTCATGAGTACGTCGGCTTTGCCGTCGTTAATAACTTTAACAGCAAGTTCGGCAGCTTTTAATTCATTAGGTTCGTCAAGTATTTCAAACTTGCTTGCATCCATGTTGTGCTTTTTGCATATTTCTTCAATAGCACTTTTGCTACCTGTTAGTACAGCCGAAACCAATCCTAAATCAACAGCATTGTACGCTGCTTCAATTGTGTGTTCGTCATTAGCAAACGCAACCGATAAACGTTTTTGGGGTCTGCTTTTTACAACTTCAAAAATTTGTGATAACTTTGTGATTTGCATAAAAATTATGGTATTTAAAGAAATTTATTTATAAATAAGTATTTTTTGCAAAAATACAAGTTTAAAATTATTAAACAATAAACCGCATTTAAAAACATTTCTTTTTTTATAAATTGTAGATGATATTGTTTAAAAAAAACTAAAATATAATTGATATTACTGAAAAATGTGTAATTTTGTAGAAATACAAATATATTAATATGCAAAATATAGATTCTTATAATTTTACCAACAAAAGAGCACTTATTCGTGTCGATTTCAACGTTCCCTTAGATGAAAATCAGAAAATAACAGATACCACTCGTATTGATGCAGCTTTACCAACAATTAAGAAGGTATTGGGCTCAGGTGGTTCGGTTGTGTTATGCTCGCATTTGGGTCGTCCCAAATCCAAAGACAATGATAAACTTTCGTTAAAGCATTTGTTGCCTTATTTGGATAAGGTGTTGGGCTTAACCGTTAAGTTTGCTCCCGATTGCATGGGGCAAGAAGCAGTTGAGCTTAGCAAAAACCTTAAAAGTGGAGAAGTGCTTTTATTGGAAAACCTACGTTTTTATGAGGAAGAAGAAGGAAAGAGTCGTATTTCCGATACCGCTTCCGACGAAGAAAAGCTTGCTGCTAAAAACAAAGTAAAAGAGTCGCAAAAAGAGTTTACCAAAAAGTTAGCTTCTTACGCCGACTGCTACATCAACGATGCTTTTGGTACTGCTCACCGTGCACATGCTTCAACGGCTTTGGTTGCCAAGTTTTTCCCCAACGATAAAATGTTTGGAAAACTCATGGAAAAAGAGGTTGTTAATATTGATAAAGTATTGAACAGCGCACAAAGTCCGTTTACAGCTTTATTAGGTGGTTCTAAGGTTTCGTCTAAAATAGAAGTAATTGAAAATCTGCTTCCAAAAATCGATAATTTGATAATCGGAGGAGGAATGATTTTTACTTTCATTAAAGCTTTAGGCGGAAATGTTGGAAAATCTCTTGTTGAAGACGATTTTATCGACACGGCTAAAGACATCCTGAACAAGGCTAAGCAAAGAGGAGTTAATGTTTATATTCCGGAAGATGTTGTTGTTGCCGATAATTTTGCAAACGATGCCAATAAAAAAACTGAAAGTTCAATGCAAATATCTGCCGACTATATGGGTTTAGATATTGGAGCTGTCAGTATAGGCAAAATCAGAGATATTTTATTGAGTTCAAAAACAATATTGTGGAACGGACCTATGGGCGTTTTTGAATTTCCAAACTTCCAGAAAGGGACATTAGACACAGCTACGGCAATAGCCGATGCAACCGATAAGGGAGTTTTCTCACTTGTTGGCGGTGGCGACTCGGTTGCTGCTATAAACCAATTTAATTTGGCAAACCGCGTAAGCTATGTATCAACAGGTGGAGGAGCAATGTTAGAAGCTATTGAAGGAAAAGAATTGCCCGGAATAAAAGCAATAAAAGAATAATAAGTAATAACACAAGCAAATGCTTTAAACATATAATTTGCACAAATAAATCATTGTTATGACGAATTGATTTTTTAACTTTGTGCAAATTATATTTTAAAATACAGACATAAAATATATAAGATGGAGAAGTTAAGAGTTCTATTTGTAACCCAAGAGATAACACCTTTTATGAAGGAAAGCCACATGGGCAAAATTTGCAGGTTTTTACCTCAAGGAATACAAGAAAGAAATCGAGAGATAAGAACATTTATGCCAAGGTATGGCATTGTTAACGAAAGACGAAACCAACTTCACGAAGTTATTAGGCTTTCGGGAATGAACATAATAATAAACGATAGCGACCATTCTCTGATAATAAAAGTAGCTTCCATACAGCAAGCACGACTTCAAATTTATTTTATCGATAACGAAGACTACTTTGAGAGAAAAGCTGTTTTTAGAGATAAAACCAATCAGTTTTTTGACGATAACGACGAAAGAACAATGTTTTACGTTAGAGGAGTTATTGAAACCGTTAAAAGATTGGGTTGGGGTCCTAATATTATTCATACTCACGGTTGGATTTCGGCGCTAACGCCATTGTACGTTAAATCTATTTATAAAGATAATCCGCTGTTTTCCGAATCTAAGGTTATTACTTCCATATACAAAGACGAATTTTCTGAGAGTTTTTCAAAAGATTTTTATACCAAATTGAGAAACGACAAAATTCCGGCTAAATTCATACAGAAACTAAAAACTCCAAACTACGTTAATTTGATGAAATCAGCTATAGACCTGTCTGACGGTATTATTATAGGAAGTAAAAAAATTAATAAAGAGATAGAAAATTATTTGC
This window harbors:
- a CDS encoding phosphate acyltransferase; amino-acid sequence: MQITKLSQIFEVVKSRPQKRLSVAFANDEHTIEAAYNAVDLGLVSAVLTGSKSAIEEICKKHNMDASKFEILDEPNELKAAELAVKVINDGKADVLMKGSLSTDKYMRAILNKVTGLVDEKAILSHVTVMEYPNYPKLLTIGDVAVIPLPDLKQKIKIIDYLVRVSKTLGVETPKVAAIAATEQMLAAMPACVEGAILAKMSDRGQIRGCVVDGPLALDTAIDPESVAIKKVKGEVAGQADCLLFPNIETGNAFFKAGTKLAGAELAAYVAGARVPCVLTSRGDSALTKTYSIALAALMA
- a CDS encoding phosphoglycerate kinase, with amino-acid sequence MQNIDSYNFTNKRALIRVDFNVPLDENQKITDTTRIDAALPTIKKVLGSGGSVVLCSHLGRPKSKDNDKLSLKHLLPYLDKVLGLTVKFAPDCMGQEAVELSKNLKSGEVLLLENLRFYEEEEGKSRISDTASDEEKLAAKNKVKESQKEFTKKLASYADCYINDAFGTAHRAHASTALVAKFFPNDKMFGKLMEKEVVNIDKVLNSAQSPFTALLGGSKVSSKIEVIENLLPKIDNLIIGGGMIFTFIKALGGNVGKSLVEDDFIDTAKDILNKAKQRGVNVYIPEDVVVADNFANDANKKTESSMQISADYMGLDIGAVSIGKIRDILLSSKTILWNGPMGVFEFPNFQKGTLDTATAIADATDKGVFSLVGGGDSVAAINQFNLANRVSYVSTGGGAMLEAIEGKELPGIKAIKE
- a CDS encoding glycogen/starch synthase gives rise to the protein MEKLRVLFVTQEITPFMKESHMGKICRFLPQGIQERNREIRTFMPRYGIVNERRNQLHEVIRLSGMNIIINDSDHSLIIKVASIQQARLQIYFIDNEDYFERKAVFRDKTNQFFDDNDERTMFYVRGVIETVKRLGWGPNIIHTHGWISALTPLYVKSIYKDNPLFSESKVITSIYKDEFSESFSKDFYTKLRNDKIPAKFIQKLKTPNYVNLMKSAIDLSDGIIIGSKKINKEIENYLQDVDIPILPVQSSEDYIEAYDEFYETILSK